TCTGCTACGAAGTCCGCGACCCCATGGACCTGGCGATGCTCGCCGCCACGATCACCGGCGCGCTGATCGGGTTCCTCTGGTGGAACACCAAGCCGGCCAAGATCTTCATGGGCGACACCGGCTCGCTCGCCCTCGGCGGCGCCCTCGCCGGCTTCGCGATCCTCACTCACACCCAGCTGCTGTTCGTCATCCTGGGCGGGCTGTTCGTCATCATCACCTGCTCGGTGATCCTTCAGGTCGGCTACTTCAAGCTCTCCGGCGGCAAGCGCATCTTCAAGATGGCGCCGCTGCAGCACCACTTTGAGCTCAAGGGCTGGGCCGAGGAGACCGTCGTGGTCCGCTTCTGGATCATCGCCGCCCTCTTCGTCGGCCTCGGCATGGCCATCTTCTACGGAGAGTGGGTGTTCACCCAGTGAACGCTCTCGACGAGCTTCGGGGCTGGAAGGCTCCGGGCTGGAACGGCCTGCGGGCTCTGGTGACAGGCCTGGGCGTCACCGGGTTCTCCGCCGCGGACACCCTGGCCGAGCTGGGCGCCGAGGTGATCGTCGTCGACGCGAAGTCCAGTGAGAAGAAGCAGAACGACGCCGAGACGCTGCGCATTGTCGGGGTGAAGGGCATCCGCTTCGGCGAGGAGGCGACCTCCTCGATCCGCCACTTCGCCGACGGCGCGGCGCCGGATCTTGTGATCACCTCTCCGGGCTGGCGGCCGGACTCCGCCCTGATCTCTGCCGCAGCCGAGGCCGGCGTCCCCGTATGGTCGGACATTCAGCTGGCCCACCGGCTGGGCCCCCGCCCTGAGGCGCTCGCGGCCCGCGGCGCGCCGGTCTGGCTGACCGTGACCGGCACCAACGGCAAGACCACCACTGTCAGCCTGCTGGAGCAGATGCTCATCGCCGACGGTCGCCGGGCGGCGGCCTGCGGCAACATCGGCATGCCCATCCTGGACGCTGTCCGGGACCCAGAAGGCTTCGACGCTCTGGCCGTGGAGCTCTCCAGCTTCCAGCTCCACTACACCGAGCCGCTGGACGCCACGGCATCGGCGGTGCTGAACATCGCCGAGGATCACGTCGACTGGCACGGCACCCGCCAGAGCTACGCCGCCGACAAGGCCAAGATCTATGAGCGCACCCGGGTCGCCTGCGTCTACAACGCCGCCGATGCCGCCACCGGCCACATGGTGGCCGGGGCCGACGTCGTCGAAGGATGCAGGGCCATCAGCTTCGCCGCTGACACCCCCGAGATGTCCCAGCTGGGCCTGGTCCTCTCTGAGGACGGTGCCGCCGGCGAGGACGGCGGGGGGATCCTCGTCGACCGGGCCTACCTGGACAACCGGCGCCACGAGGCGATTGAGCTTGCGACCCTCGCGGACTTCAACGGTCTGGCGCCGAAGCACCTGGTGGAGAACGCGCTGGCCGCCGCAGCCCTTGCCCGCGCCGCCGGAGTCGCCCCCGAGAGCGTCCGCGCCGGCATCCGCGCCTACGAGGCCGGCGACCACCGGATCCAACCGGTCGCCAAGCAGGACGGCATCCTGTGGGTCAACGACTCCAAGGCGACCAACCCCCACGCAGCCCGGGCGTCCCTGGCCGCCTTCGGCGAGGTCGTCTGGATCGCCGGAGGCCTGCCCAAAGGCATGGACTACGACGCGCTGGTGGAATCGGTCGGAGGCCGGCTGCGCCACGTCATTCTGCTGGGCACAGACTCTTCCCAGCTGGCGGCCAGCCTCGCACGACACGCCCCCCAGGTGCCGGTGACCGCAGGGTTCGACGGCGAAGATGGTGAGCAGGCGATGGCTGAGGCCGTGGCCGCTGCGCACAGGGAGGCACAGCCCGGGCAGACCGTGCTGCTGAGCCCGGCGGCGGCGTCCATGGACCAGTTCGCCTCCTACGCCGCC
The sequence above is drawn from the Nesterenkonia populi genome and encodes:
- the murD gene encoding UDP-N-acetylmuramoyl-L-alanine--D-glutamate ligase, with the translated sequence MGVHPVNALDELRGWKAPGWNGLRALVTGLGVTGFSAADTLAELGAEVIVVDAKSSEKKQNDAETLRIVGVKGIRFGEEATSSIRHFADGAAPDLVITSPGWRPDSALISAAAEAGVPVWSDIQLAHRLGPRPEALAARGAPVWLTVTGTNGKTTTVSLLEQMLIADGRRAAACGNIGMPILDAVRDPEGFDALAVELSSFQLHYTEPLDATASAVLNIAEDHVDWHGTRQSYAADKAKIYERTRVACVYNAADAATGHMVAGADVVEGCRAISFAADTPEMSQLGLVLSEDGAAGEDGGGILVDRAYLDNRRHEAIELATLADFNGLAPKHLVENALAAAALARAAGVAPESVRAGIRAYEAGDHRIQPVAKQDGILWVNDSKATNPHAARASLAAFGEVVWIAGGLPKGMDYDALVESVGGRLRHVILLGTDSSQLAASLARHAPQVPVTAGFDGEDGEQAMAEAVAAAHREAQPGQTVLLSPAAASMDQFASYAARGEAFIRAVAAMIDHDDE